GATAATAGGCGGAACGACAAAAGAAGCCGTAATGAAGCTAGTGCGGGAGGCACAATAAACTTGACGGCGGATATCCCCTTTCTCTTTCTGGAGGGGCTGCTTGCTTTCATATCACCCTGTATGCTCCCCATGCTGCCGATATACCTTATGTACCTTGCGGCAGAGACAGAGAACGGACGCCGCGCAAGCATTGTCAACACTATAGGCTTTGTCTGCGGCTTCACTCTGATATTTATGGCACTCGGAGCTACGGCTACCGCAATAGGTTCCTTGATGAGCGCACACAGGTTCCTGCTCCAGAGGCTGAGCGGCCTTGTAATATTTATATTCGGGCTGCACTTTCTCGGTGTTTTTACGATAGATTTCCTTGATATTGAAAAAAAACTCGACATCAAGGTCCAGCGCAGGGGATTCTTCGGCGCGATACTGTTCGGCTCCGCTTTCTCTCTGGGCTGGACCCCATGTCTTGGTCCATTCCTCGGATCAGCATTAATGCTTGCCGGCAATGGCAAAACTATGTTCCAAGGTATTTTCTATCTCTTCGTTTTCTCCATGGGGCTGGGCATTCCTTACGTTGTTGCTGCGATCTTCTTTACAAACATCAAAGGAGTTTTCCAATGGCTCAAAAAACATGGAAAACAAATAAAGTTTATCTCGGGCATAATACTCGTCATCGCAGGCCTGCTTATAATGTCTGATTCATTCGGCTATTGGGCCTCTCTTTTTGATTGAGACTAAGGAGAGGAATTTTTCCACTTCGTCCGCCTGCATCTGCTGTATTTGAGCTGATTGCAAATCATAAGGGCAGGACCTGACGATCAAGCCGGTCCTGCCCTTATGGAGTTTTATCAGGTATGAAAAATTATAACTCGCAGTTTTTGGATGCTTCCGAACAACCCCTGCCAAGCAGTATCAAGCTTATTCCGCTGAAAATAAGGTCAATTCCTAAAATTATCCCAATTATCGAGGCTCCGGTAAAAAAGTTTTTCCACATCATGAACGCCAGGACTATACCAAGTATACCTGAGATAAGGATCCAGACTGAGCCTCTGATCTGACGAAGTCTGAAATATTCGATCACCTTCGTTATCCCGTCAACCATAAAGTAGGCCGAAAGCAGGATACTCAGCGTCATTACTCCGGCCAGAGGATGAAGCAGGAATATCAGTCCGGCAGCAAATGATATAACTGCCATGAACAACTGCTGCCATGGATTATCACCGTCCCGAAAACATCTGAACGCGCTCCAGCCCTCGCCTATACCGACAGCAAGAAGCAGCCAGCCCACAAGCGCTTCGACCGCAAAGGAAGCAAGCAACGGCATCGAGAGCGAAAAGAAACCAATTACCAGCATAATTGCACCGGTCCAGTAAAATCTTTTCTTGCTTTTTACAAGGTCATCCCTTGAAATTTTCCTCATAAACATAGACATTCCCTCCCTTCATCTTTTAAAACGTTCGGATATTTTTTTAATTTGGAATACAATCCAAGGTATAGTTGCGGCAACTGCCACAAACGGAAGTATAAGCAGTCAGGGCGGACAAAATCCGGGTCTCTTTCTGAATCTCATTGAAAACGCCCCCCTTTT
Above is a window of Synergistaceae bacterium DNA encoding:
- a CDS encoding cytochrome c biogenesis CcdA family protein — its product is MTADIPFLFLEGLLAFISPCMLPMLPIYLMYLAAETENGRRASIVNTIGFVCGFTLIFMALGATATAIGSLMSAHRFLLQRLSGLVIFIFGLHFLGVFTIDFLDIEKKLDIKVQRRGFFGAILFGSAFSLGWTPCLGPFLGSALMLAGNGKTMFQGIFYLFVFSMGLGIPYVVAAIFFTNIKGVFQWLKKHGKQIKFISGIILVIAGLLIMSDSFGYWASLFD
- a CDS encoding DUF308 domain-containing protein, translating into MFMRKISRDDLVKSKKRFYWTGAIMLVIGFFSLSMPLLASFAVEALVGWLLLAVGIGEGWSAFRCFRDGDNPWQQLFMAVISFAAGLIFLLHPLAGVMTLSILLSAYFMVDGITKVIEYFRLRQIRGSVWILISGILGIVLAFMMWKNFFTGASIIGIILGIDLIFSGISLILLGRGCSEASKNCEL